A genomic segment from Lignipirellula cremea encodes:
- a CDS encoding DUF6493 family protein: MMAKKKQAAKKKQAAKKKQAAKKKQAAKKKQAAKKPGVAPGGKDLEAQDLDALRARLHALLEEPETEKQVVELLLALEESQRRALAPLCQQQLREMKKNEWVEIKPNTIARNTLLPSATAAFFCTGNLTEIKKQGHMGVPHDDDLVLEVLKVRQPAWIESFVEMLLARKFYWGSWRMIRELVRSGLCPKPDNPRYYTGMISGLGGQGNRGDFDLLPLLKGDPDLLEDEIWRLFEYEGEDDNTLASVDRWSGPGWSNALVTLASEGALPRDRLLDAILDALELGFNHHRARWFHDLFDRLEPTDQELKKRANRILDLIGAPTPNVAQWAFEKQQHLWDAGLIKDASQVIAASAPLLGGRHKKTVLQVLRLYEQLAETSPQAARDICLTAAEALSHEKADVQKAALKLLVKHGSPQDEELRDVVEKFSAVAAVTVQKQVAAWLGAEATEPATTPAAKQPKKAASPLKQGDLKKYDARHRELLSLPPLLAALEQGPAPDTPIPAAIFHGVDIPRLDPERKLTPINDLDALLETLGRLLEDDNLIDDADRAVDALARLHADKPDDFDQRLVPLHQRAVKLLERKWAAFTAQGVVGDLCGLILAWQRGEPVTREIKTDRAGSQRMLVQGLQAETLESSYQNSTPLAFMSLRMLDICGLLTSGQPQQLLSSATHAGGWIDPATLVERIHGLNIEPAETDVVLALLRLAPDGRAAALKKLKPKQQGEWIDAIRHGLGAKGIPIGQSATLWAAAARCRSPWEDDPQVAKAFPTLGPGAGNAARFETHFSQKKSSSSTIRHLKISTSEKGPPEVRADIPSQLLQLNRTDDSYVSFQDMGTTAGSLRWAATLWPAACETYFAAGAQCLGDNLDWWEAAWHNRCFLEPLLDADTPLLDMGQILLLCGLAAKEPGEHGLAVDIAIQAIRDGRLGTDNLAQMLTTSLTSDHFNLPRLAKRLHDIAAQSDLHAYIVLRAAETALPGANAQQLPRGVGDLFEMLAELAAQLECKIENPACRTFLESLTGSNKTAKTAKQWLAVEATFNPQEVLTTAVTHRVSRLQEWAKRA, from the coding sequence ATGATGGCGAAGAAGAAACAGGCGGCCAAGAAGAAACAGGCGGCCAAGAAGAAACAGGCGGCCAAGAAGAAACAGGCGGCCAAGAAGAAACAGGCGGCAAAAAAACCAGGCGTTGCACCAGGCGGCAAAGATCTTGAAGCCCAGGATCTCGACGCCCTGCGCGCCCGACTGCACGCGCTCCTGGAAGAACCCGAAACAGAAAAGCAGGTCGTCGAGTTGTTGCTGGCGCTGGAGGAAAGCCAGCGCCGCGCTTTGGCTCCTCTGTGCCAGCAACAGCTCCGTGAAATGAAGAAGAACGAATGGGTGGAGATCAAGCCCAACACCATTGCGAGAAACACCCTGTTACCCTCAGCGACCGCCGCCTTCTTTTGCACCGGGAACCTCACAGAGATCAAAAAGCAGGGACACATGGGCGTTCCGCACGACGATGATCTGGTGCTGGAAGTGCTGAAGGTTCGCCAGCCGGCCTGGATCGAATCGTTCGTCGAAATGCTACTCGCCCGCAAGTTCTACTGGGGCAGCTGGCGGATGATTCGCGAACTTGTCCGCAGCGGCCTGTGCCCCAAGCCCGACAACCCGCGCTACTACACCGGGATGATTTCAGGGCTCGGAGGACAGGGGAACCGCGGCGACTTCGATCTTCTGCCCTTGCTCAAGGGAGACCCAGATTTATTGGAAGACGAAATCTGGCGGCTGTTTGAATACGAAGGCGAAGATGACAACACCCTGGCAAGCGTCGACCGCTGGAGTGGTCCGGGCTGGTCCAATGCACTGGTCACGCTGGCGAGCGAAGGCGCCCTGCCCCGCGACAGGCTGCTCGATGCCATCCTCGACGCGTTGGAACTTGGCTTCAACCACCATCGGGCACGCTGGTTCCACGATCTCTTCGATCGCCTGGAGCCGACCGACCAGGAACTGAAAAAACGGGCGAACCGCATTCTCGATCTGATCGGCGCCCCCACGCCGAACGTGGCCCAGTGGGCCTTCGAGAAGCAGCAACACCTGTGGGACGCCGGCCTCATCAAAGATGCCTCGCAGGTGATCGCCGCCAGCGCTCCGCTGCTCGGAGGGCGACACAAAAAGACTGTCCTCCAGGTGCTGCGTCTGTACGAACAGCTGGCCGAAACCTCCCCCCAGGCCGCCCGCGACATCTGCCTGACGGCGGCCGAAGCCCTAAGCCATGAGAAAGCCGACGTGCAGAAGGCGGCGTTAAAGCTGCTCGTGAAGCATGGCTCGCCCCAGGACGAAGAGCTGAGAGACGTCGTCGAAAAATTCTCCGCAGTCGCTGCGGTAACCGTGCAAAAGCAGGTCGCCGCATGGCTCGGAGCCGAAGCCACCGAGCCCGCAACGACGCCCGCCGCAAAGCAGCCGAAGAAAGCAGCGTCGCCCCTGAAGCAGGGCGACCTGAAAAAGTATGACGCCCGACACAGGGAACTTCTCAGCCTGCCGCCGCTACTCGCCGCGCTGGAACAGGGCCCTGCGCCCGACACGCCAATCCCGGCCGCCATCTTCCACGGCGTCGACATCCCCCGGCTCGACCCGGAGCGCAAACTAACGCCGATCAACGACCTGGACGCACTGCTGGAAACGCTCGGCCGCCTGCTCGAGGACGACAACCTGATCGACGACGCCGACCGCGCCGTCGACGCCCTCGCCCGACTCCATGCTGACAAGCCCGACGACTTCGACCAGCGATTAGTTCCGCTGCATCAGCGCGCCGTCAAACTGCTGGAGCGCAAGTGGGCCGCTTTCACGGCGCAAGGCGTCGTCGGCGATCTCTGCGGCCTGATTCTCGCATGGCAACGCGGCGAGCCCGTCACCAGAGAAATCAAAACCGACCGCGCAGGTAGTCAGCGAATGCTTGTTCAGGGACTGCAGGCAGAGACCCTGGAATCCAGCTATCAAAACAGCACCCCGTTGGCGTTTATGTCGCTGCGGATGCTGGATATCTGCGGGCTCTTAACCAGCGGGCAGCCGCAACAACTGCTCAGTTCCGCGACGCATGCCGGCGGCTGGATCGATCCGGCGACGCTCGTCGAACGCATCCATGGCCTGAACATCGAACCCGCAGAAACAGACGTCGTCCTCGCCCTGCTACGCCTCGCGCCCGACGGTCGGGCCGCCGCGCTAAAAAAGCTCAAACCCAAACAACAAGGCGAATGGATCGATGCGATCCGCCACGGCCTGGGAGCCAAGGGAATCCCCATCGGCCAGTCAGCTACCCTCTGGGCGGCCGCCGCACGCTGCCGCTCACCGTGGGAGGACGATCCCCAGGTCGCCAAGGCGTTTCCCACACTCGGCCCCGGCGCCGGCAATGCGGCGCGGTTCGAAACGCATTTTTCGCAAAAGAAATCAAGTTCCAGTACGATCAGGCATTTGAAAATCTCGACGAGCGAAAAAGGGCCCCCTGAAGTGCGAGCCGACATCCCCAGTCAATTGCTCCAGCTGAATCGAACCGATGACTCCTACGTCAGCTTCCAGGACATGGGCACAACCGCAGGATCGCTGCGCTGGGCGGCAACCCTGTGGCCCGCAGCCTGCGAGACGTACTTCGCCGCAGGAGCCCAGTGCCTGGGCGACAACCTCGACTGGTGGGAAGCCGCCTGGCACAACCGCTGTTTCCTGGAGCCGCTGCTCGATGCGGACACCCCGCTCCTCGACATGGGCCAGATACTTCTGCTCTGCGGCCTGGCCGCCAAAGAGCCGGGCGAACACGGCCTGGCCGTCGACATCGCAATCCAGGCGATCCGCGACGGACGTCTGGGAACCGACAATCTGGCCCAAATGCTGACGACCAGCCTGACCTCCGACCACTTCAACCTGCCGCGACTGGCAAAGCGTCTGCACGACATCGCCGCCCAGTCAGACCTGCACGCCTACATCGTCCTGCGTGCGGCCGAAACGGCACTCCCCGGCGCCAACGCTCAACAACTCCCCCGTGGAGTCGGCGACCTCTTCGAAATGCTCGCCGAACTCGCCGCGCAGCTCGAATGCAAAATCGAGAACCCTGCCTGTCGCACCTTCCTGGAAAGCCTCACCGGCTCCAACAAAACCGCCAAGACCGCCAAACAATGGCTGGCCGTCGAAGCGACCTTTAACCCCCAGGAAGTTCTCACCACCGCCGTCACCCACCGCGTCTCCCGCCTCCAGGAATGGGCGAAACGGGCTTAA
- a CDS encoding restriction endonuclease subunit S, with the protein MTQKTGIENFVSGDWRILTIDEVKSSQPYSLVGGPFGSNLTSDDYVTAPGVPVIRGVNMGGKDSRFIDSKFAYVSESKAKSLAKNLAFPGDLVFTQRGTLGQVAEIPKDASFPRYVISQSQMKLAVDKKIAFPRFIYHYFRSPLARAFLVRSVQATGVPHINLQILKQFPIPLPPLAEQRRIAAILDKADAIRRKRQQAIQLTEQFLKSAFLEMFGDPVTNPKRWTTSKIDQICRIVRGSSPRPQGDARYYNGPVPRLMVADITRDGWLVTPQIDSLTIEGAKKSRPVDAGTIVMAVSGNVGVVAELASDACVHDGFVAFTDLRHQIILPKYLLLTLHFLKSTHESKKAGAIFQNLTTHDIKALEIPIPPIENQQNLVKVFTYINQLDEKLSQTHEQSKNLFNSLVQRAFRGELSSAEAIDT; encoded by the coding sequence TTGACTCAAAAAACGGGAATTGAAAACTTTGTTTCCGGTGACTGGCGAATTTTGACCATCGATGAAGTTAAGTCATCTCAGCCCTATTCTTTGGTCGGAGGCCCTTTCGGTTCAAACCTTACCTCGGACGATTACGTTACCGCTCCAGGCGTGCCAGTAATTCGAGGGGTTAATATGGGAGGAAAAGATTCGAGGTTCATTGATTCTAAGTTCGCCTATGTAAGTGAAAGTAAGGCAAAATCGCTCGCGAAAAACTTGGCCTTTCCTGGCGACCTTGTCTTCACTCAACGTGGAACTCTGGGCCAGGTAGCTGAAATCCCCAAAGACGCCAGTTTTCCGCGATATGTGATATCGCAGAGCCAAATGAAGTTAGCTGTTGATAAAAAAATCGCTTTTCCACGATTTATCTATCACTACTTCCGATCACCGTTGGCTCGAGCTTTTCTGGTTCGAAGCGTACAAGCCACTGGGGTCCCACACATCAATCTGCAGATTCTGAAGCAGTTCCCAATCCCCCTGCCGCCATTGGCGGAGCAGCGGCGGATTGCGGCGATCCTTGACAAGGCGGACGCCATCCGGCGAAAACGGCAGCAGGCGATCCAGCTGACTGAGCAGTTCCTGAAGTCCGCCTTCCTCGAAATGTTCGGCGATCCAGTCACCAATCCAAAAAGGTGGACAACATCGAAAATCGATCAAATATGTAGAATAGTTCGGGGCTCTTCGCCGCGCCCGCAAGGTGACGCTCGATACTACAACGGTCCAGTCCCTCGTTTAATGGTCGCAGATATCACTCGGGACGGATGGTTAGTAACTCCACAAATCGATAGCCTGACAATTGAAGGCGCTAAGAAAAGTCGACCTGTCGACGCGGGCACCATTGTCATGGCAGTGAGCGGAAACGTCGGAGTCGTTGCTGAACTTGCAAGTGATGCGTGCGTACACGACGGTTTTGTAGCGTTTACTGATCTAAGGCACCAGATAATCTTGCCAAAATACCTGCTATTGACTTTACATTTTCTGAAATCGACACACGAGTCAAAGAAGGCTGGAGCGATCTTTCAAAATCTGACGACCCACGACATCAAGGCGCTTGAGATTCCAATCCCGCCGATTGAAAACCAGCAAAATCTCGTCAAGGTTTTCACTTACATCAACCAGCTCGACGAAAAACTCAGCCAGACACACGAGCAATCGAAAAACCTCTTCAACTCCCTCGTCCAGCGCGCCTTTCGCGGCGAGCTTTCCTCTGCGGAGGCGATTGACACATGA
- a CDS encoding type I restriction-modification system subunit M, producing MITGVIKSQVDKIWNAFWAGGISNGLTVIEQITYLLFARRLDELHTAKEKQSNLLKTPIEEPIFGKKQQQLRWSRFKDFEPQKMYKTFRDEVFPFIKQLHQDRQSAYSRYMKDAVFVIPTPSLLERVVTMISDIPMEDRDTKGDLYEYLLSKLQHQGRNGQFRTPRHIIKMMVELLDPQPTDIIGDPACGTCGFLVAAGEYLREHQPEMFHKKKQREHFSQGMFHGSDFDSSMLRIGAMNMMLHGVENPDIADVDALSEDGAGIRDRYTVLLANPPFKGSLNYEEVAKDLLQLSKTKKTELLFVSLFVQQLKSGGRCACIVPDGVLFGSSKAHKDIRQMLVEDQKLDGVISMPSGVFKPYAGVSTAVLLFTRTNSGGTEHVWFYDMQADGYSLDDKRDTVEANDIPDLVERWKNRNPKKKSDRKGKAFFVPVAEIVENKYDLSINRYKEVEYDEVEYDPPEMILDQLEALEAEIVADLKELRGMLH from the coding sequence ATGATCACGGGCGTTATCAAGTCCCAGGTGGACAAAATTTGGAATGCGTTCTGGGCGGGCGGGATCAGCAATGGGCTGACCGTGATTGAGCAGATCACCTACCTGCTCTTCGCCCGGCGGCTGGATGAGCTGCATACGGCCAAGGAGAAGCAGTCGAATCTGCTCAAGACGCCGATCGAGGAGCCCATCTTTGGCAAAAAGCAGCAGCAATTGCGGTGGTCGCGGTTCAAGGATTTTGAACCGCAAAAAATGTACAAGACGTTTCGCGACGAGGTCTTCCCCTTCATCAAGCAGCTGCATCAGGATCGCCAAAGCGCGTACAGCCGTTATATGAAGGACGCCGTGTTTGTGATCCCCACACCGTCGCTGCTGGAACGGGTGGTGACGATGATCAGCGACATCCCGATGGAGGACCGCGACACCAAAGGCGATCTGTACGAGTACCTGCTCAGCAAGCTGCAGCATCAGGGCCGCAATGGGCAATTCCGCACGCCCCGGCATATCATCAAGATGATGGTCGAACTGCTCGATCCACAGCCGACCGATATCATCGGCGACCCGGCCTGCGGGACCTGCGGCTTTCTCGTTGCGGCTGGCGAATACCTGCGCGAGCATCAGCCGGAAATGTTCCATAAAAAGAAGCAGCGGGAGCATTTCAGCCAGGGGATGTTCCATGGCTCCGATTTCGACTCCTCGATGCTGCGGATCGGGGCGATGAACATGATGCTGCACGGCGTGGAAAACCCGGATATCGCCGACGTCGACGCCCTGTCGGAAGACGGTGCCGGGATTCGCGATCGCTATACGGTCCTGCTGGCCAATCCGCCGTTCAAGGGCTCGCTCAACTACGAAGAAGTCGCCAAGGACCTGCTGCAGCTTTCCAAAACCAAAAAGACCGAACTGCTGTTCGTATCGCTGTTCGTCCAGCAACTCAAGTCGGGCGGCCGCTGCGCCTGCATTGTGCCCGACGGCGTGTTGTTCGGCTCCTCCAAGGCCCATAAAGATATCCGCCAAATGCTGGTCGAAGACCAAAAACTCGACGGCGTGATCTCCATGCCCTCGGGCGTGTTCAAGCCGTACGCCGGCGTCTCCACCGCCGTGCTGCTGTTCACCAGGACCAACTCAGGCGGGACCGAACACGTCTGGTTCTACGACATGCAAGCCGACGGCTACAGCCTCGACGACAAGCGGGATACCGTCGAAGCGAACGACATCCCCGACCTGGTTGAACGCTGGAAGAACCGCAATCCGAAGAAGAAGAGCGACCGCAAAGGAAAAGCGTTCTTCGTGCCGGTTGCCGAGATCGTGGAGAACAAATACGACCTGTCGATCAACCGCTACAAGGAGGTGGAGTACGACGAAGTCGAGTACGATCCGCCGGAAATGATTCTGGACCAGCTGGAGGCATTGGAGGCGGAGATTGTGGCGGATTTGAAAGAGCTGCGGGGGATGCTGCATTGA
- a CDS encoding DEAD/DEAH box helicase family protein, whose amino-acid sequence MTSNFDFLQPAWIAFLEDAVQTERNALRAPRTCAFYARRTLELAVKWMFAHDSYLKTPYKENLAALIHEQTFKDTLPPGLFQQVRMIQKLGNLAVHSDTNINPQDGLQVTRCLHATLGWIAKAYGQGAAPLPFNPDLLPRPEEQAAPGTDQTAEQLTTLQGELAAKDAAYLDSLDKLAATEEQVQKLLEQIQQIKAENAKTIADEDYSEESTRDLFIDLMLREAGWDPHGPNVSEYEVAGMPNKSGVGFVDYVLWGDDGLPLAVVEAKKTKVNPRAGERQAELYADCLEQKFGQRPIIFYSSGYQTWLWDDTRYPPREVQGFYAKDELQRLIHRRTSRGDITTTPSDKSVIDRYYQEEAVRRILHNFGEELSRKSLVVMATGSGKTRLSIAAVDILMRQDWVLRTLFLADRNALLTQAKRNFTKLLPHASVVNLGESPENEKSRIVFSTYPTMLNCIDDARKDGQKRFGVGHFDLIIIDEAHRSVYQKFGAIFDYFDSLLLGLTATPKAEVDRNTYGLFELQDHVPTYAYELNDAVNDEYLVPPKAISVPLKFQREGIKYAELTDAEKAEYEEEFFDDETASLPRQIDAGALNNWLFNADTVNKVLKHLMEHGLKVEGGDRLGKTIIFAKNHNHAQFIVDQFDLNYPKLAGKFCRLIDNQVKDAQGLIDNFSVTGKQPQIAVSVDMLDTGIDVPEVVNLVFFKLVRSKTKFWQMIGRGTRLCPDLFGPSQDKEFFYVFDYCENFEFFGAHPDGVEAAIQESVKTKNFKRRVLLVDHLQGSQPDGQAELDDLANDYRDQLQGVVAKMDVNNFIVRAKRAYVEKYRERASWDVLSQTDMIDVQENLASLPYDDEDDEFARRFDLLVLSLELAILEHDPKLPWYQERIRALAGGLEEKKAIPVVNAQMELILEIQTDEFWEYVTLPQLENVRKRLRDLIKFIDKQGGRGNVYTNFEDELGESTEVADLVVKDVNLKNYRLKVERFIREHETHITIHKLKRNQPIAEEDIDALEEILFSADGPGTRDDFSAAYGTEQPLGKLVRQIVGLERNAAKEAFNEFLSSAVYSADQIAFINRIVEHLVHNGLMESKELFAPPFTDMHDQGIAGVLHEDAAKVVEVIERINANAVA is encoded by the coding sequence ATGACCTCGAACTTCGACTTCCTCCAGCCGGCCTGGATTGCGTTCCTGGAAGACGCCGTCCAGACCGAGCGGAACGCGTTGCGGGCGCCGCGGACTTGTGCATTCTATGCGCGACGGACGCTGGAGCTGGCGGTCAAGTGGATGTTCGCCCATGACAGCTATCTCAAGACGCCGTACAAGGAGAATCTGGCCGCCCTGATCCATGAGCAGACGTTCAAGGACACGCTGCCGCCCGGGCTGTTCCAGCAGGTGCGGATGATCCAGAAGCTGGGGAACCTGGCCGTCCACAGCGATACGAACATCAACCCGCAGGACGGTCTGCAGGTCACCCGTTGCCTGCACGCCACGCTCGGCTGGATCGCCAAGGCGTACGGCCAGGGCGCCGCCCCCCTGCCCTTCAACCCGGATCTGCTCCCGCGTCCGGAGGAGCAGGCGGCGCCCGGCACCGATCAGACGGCCGAACAGTTGACGACGCTGCAGGGAGAGCTGGCCGCCAAGGACGCCGCGTATCTGGATTCGCTCGACAAGCTGGCCGCCACCGAAGAGCAGGTGCAAAAACTCCTGGAGCAGATTCAGCAGATCAAGGCCGAGAACGCCAAGACGATCGCCGACGAGGATTACAGCGAAGAGTCGACCCGCGACCTGTTCATCGACCTGATGCTCCGCGAAGCCGGCTGGGATCCGCACGGGCCGAATGTCAGCGAGTACGAAGTCGCCGGCATGCCGAACAAGTCGGGCGTCGGGTTTGTCGACTACGTGCTGTGGGGCGACGACGGTTTGCCACTTGCGGTTGTCGAAGCGAAGAAAACCAAGGTCAACCCCCGCGCCGGCGAACGCCAGGCGGAACTGTACGCCGATTGCCTGGAACAGAAGTTCGGCCAGCGCCCGATTATCTTCTATTCCAGCGGCTACCAGACCTGGCTGTGGGACGATACGCGTTACCCGCCCCGCGAAGTGCAAGGTTTTTACGCCAAGGACGAACTGCAGCGGCTGATTCATCGCCGGACCAGCCGCGGCGACATCACGACGACGCCGTCGGACAAGAGCGTGATCGACCGCTATTACCAGGAAGAAGCGGTCCGTCGCATCCTGCACAACTTTGGGGAAGAGCTGTCGCGCAAGAGTCTGGTGGTGATGGCGACCGGTTCCGGCAAAACGCGGCTCAGCATCGCCGCCGTGGATATTCTGATGCGGCAGGACTGGGTGCTCCGCACGCTCTTTCTGGCCGACCGGAATGCCCTGCTGACCCAGGCGAAACGGAACTTCACCAAACTGTTGCCGCACGCCTCCGTGGTGAACCTGGGCGAAAGCCCCGAGAACGAGAAGAGCCGGATCGTCTTCTCGACCTATCCGACGATGTTGAACTGCATCGACGACGCGCGGAAGGATGGCCAGAAGCGGTTTGGCGTGGGGCACTTCGATTTGATCATCATCGACGAAGCCCATCGCAGCGTGTATCAGAAGTTTGGAGCGATTTTCGACTACTTTGATTCGCTGCTGCTCGGACTAACGGCGACCCCCAAGGCCGAAGTCGACCGGAACACGTACGGACTTTTTGAGCTGCAGGATCACGTGCCGACATACGCCTACGAGCTGAACGACGCGGTGAACGATGAGTATCTGGTTCCGCCGAAAGCGATCTCCGTGCCGCTCAAATTTCAGCGCGAGGGGATCAAATACGCCGAACTGACCGACGCCGAGAAGGCCGAGTACGAAGAAGAATTCTTCGACGATGAAACGGCGTCGCTCCCCCGCCAGATCGATGCCGGCGCTTTGAATAACTGGCTGTTCAACGCCGACACGGTCAACAAGGTGCTGAAGCACCTGATGGAACACGGCCTGAAGGTCGAAGGCGGCGATCGCCTGGGAAAGACGATCATCTTCGCCAAGAATCACAACCACGCCCAATTCATCGTTGATCAGTTCGATCTGAACTATCCCAAGCTGGCGGGTAAGTTCTGCCGCTTGATCGATAACCAGGTTAAGGATGCACAGGGCCTGATCGATAACTTTTCTGTGACGGGCAAGCAGCCGCAGATCGCGGTGTCCGTCGATATGCTCGACACGGGCATCGACGTTCCCGAGGTGGTGAACCTGGTGTTTTTCAAGCTGGTCCGCTCCAAGACCAAATTCTGGCAGATGATCGGCCGCGGCACGCGCCTGTGCCCGGATCTGTTCGGCCCCAGCCAGGACAAAGAGTTCTTCTACGTTTTCGATTATTGCGAGAATTTTGAGTTCTTTGGCGCGCATCCCGACGGCGTTGAAGCGGCGATCCAGGAATCCGTGAAGACAAAGAATTTCAAGCGGCGGGTGCTGCTTGTCGACCATCTGCAGGGATCGCAGCCAGACGGGCAAGCCGAACTGGACGATCTGGCCAACGACTACCGCGACCAGCTGCAGGGCGTGGTGGCGAAGATGGACGTCAACAACTTCATTGTCCGCGCCAAGCGGGCCTACGTGGAGAAGTACCGCGAACGCGCGAGCTGGGACGTCTTGTCGCAGACCGACATGATCGACGTGCAAGAAAACCTGGCCTCGCTGCCCTACGACGACGAGGATGACGAATTCGCCCGGCGCTTTGATCTGCTGGTGCTCAGTCTGGAACTGGCCATCCTGGAGCACGACCCGAAATTGCCTTGGTATCAGGAACGCATTCGAGCCTTGGCGGGCGGCCTGGAGGAGAAGAAGGCGATTCCGGTAGTCAACGCCCAGATGGAGCTGATCCTGGAGATCCAGACCGACGAGTTCTGGGAGTATGTAACGCTGCCGCAGCTGGAGAACGTGCGCAAACGCCTCCGCGACCTGATCAAGTTCATCGACAAGCAGGGCGGCCGCGGGAACGTTTACACGAATTTTGAAGACGAGCTGGGCGAAAGTACGGAAGTCGCCGACCTGGTCGTGAAAGACGTCAACCTGAAGAACTACCGATTGAAGGTCGAGCGGTTCATCCGCGAGCACGAAACGCACATCACCATCCACAAGCTGAAGCGAAATCAGCCGATCGCCGAAGAGGATATCGACGCACTGGAGGAGATTCTGTTTTCCGCCGACGGTCCAGGAACGCGAGACGACTTCAGCGCGGCGTACGGCACGGAGCAGCCGCTCGGCAAGTTGGTGCGGCAGATCGTCGGCCTGGAACGGAACGCGGCCAAAGAGGCATTCAACGAGTTTCTCTCAAGCGCAGTCTATTCGGCCGATCAAATCGCCTTCATCAACCGCATCGTCGAGCACCTGGTTCACAACGGCCTGATGGAATCCAAGGAACTATTCGCCCCGCCCTTCACCGACATGCACGATCAGGGCATCGCCGGCGTACTGCATGAGGACGCGGCGAAGGTGGTTGAGGTGATTGAACGGATCAATGCAAACGCCGTGGCGTAG